A window of the Besnoitia besnoiti strain Bb-Ger1 chromosome VI, whole genome shotgun sequence genome harbors these coding sequences:
- a CDS encoding SAP domain-containing protein (encoded by transcript BESB_066300): protein MPTSGESSASGASAYAAMKVTELKDLLSQRGLPTTGKKTELIDRLLQSDESTSALKPEALAGAAEASTALLPSAPLLEHAAAGELGDLSAATFEEKGDACFLHTLNAEGAGSAGGSAPQALHMAGTHAAAKTASSFSLASAAAGEKTAAGAAGTPDAVRIDTKSMTEEERRALRKAKFGVKTDDEKKLDRARRFGLSVPELEEEKKKLRAERFGTAAAPAASKPSSIGTVAVDQEEEERRRKRAERFGIVSEEEKKRKRAERFGVSSEEEKLAKRLQRFSSPAAGAPTSTTAAPVKVTGA, encoded by the exons ATGCCGACGAGTGGAGAAAGCAGCGCttcgggcgcctccgcgtacGCGGCCATGAAGGTCACTGAGCTGAAGGACCTCCTAAGCCAGAGAGGCCTCCCAACGACGGGCAAGAAG ACTGAGCTGATTGACCGCTTGCTTCAGTCGGACGAGTCAACCAGCGCTTTGAAGCCTGAGGCTCTAGCTGGtgcagcggaggcctcgACTGCTCTgttgccttccgcgcctctgctggagcacgcggcggcgggcgagctcGGCGacctctctgcagcgacgttcgaagagaagggcgacgcctGTTTCCTTCACACGCTGAACGCGGAAGGAGCCGGAAGTGCCGGCggaagcgcgccgcaggctctGCACATGGCGGGCACTCATGCGGCTGCGAAGACTGCGTCCTCGTTCTCGCTTgcgtccgctgccgcaggcgaaaagacagcggccggcgcggcgggcacgCCAGACGCCGTCAGAATCGACA CGAAATCAATgacggaagaagagcgccgAGCGCTGCGCAAGGCGAAGTTCG GCGTGAAGACCGACGACGAAAAGAAACTCGACcgggcgcgccgcttcgGGCTCTCTGTGCCTGAActggaagaggagaagaaaaaactgcgcgcggagcgatTCGGCACTGCGGCCGCTCCGGCGGCTTCCAAGCCCAGCAGCATCGGCACTGTG GCTGTGGAtcaagaggaggaagagcgacgcagaaagcgagCGGAGCGCTTTGGAATCGTTAGCGAA gaggagaagaaaaggaagcgcgcggagcgctTCGGAGTGTCatctgaagaagagaagctCGCCAAGCGGCTCCAGCGGTTTTCGAGcccagccgccggcgcgcccacctcgacgacggcggcgccagtgAAAGTCACCGGCGCATAG